The nucleotide window aatagTTAAGAATATTGCTTTCGAAATTAAGAATTTATGCTAGTTAGTAAGCATCTTTACCTGACTTGCAATTGTCCATTGCAAATCTATGGGGAGTTGGATGAAATCATCGAACTTTGTTCCAATTAATATTGGGATTGCCGTCTGCAAACCAACATGAAAAAAGCATTTTACAATTGGGGAAAAAAACTTGATTAATTTTGTGAACAATCATGCTTCGCTGCTGAAAGTATAATAAGTGTTGCTGAAATCCAATCATAAATTGACAAATGTCTAATTATAGTTTCTAATTTTCAATTATTCAGAGACGTAACCATTTATGATTGGTTTTTCAACAGCACTTACTGCTTTTCTTTCAACTGAGAAGCATGATTCTTTTGTGAATTAAGAGAATGTAATGTATTTGCAGTTACCTGATTCCATTTCCTTGCTCGGTGATACCATGTTATGACACTGCAGTCACATAAATTAAATTCCATGGTTTAGCATgctaattaaaaatttaaacagGATTAAAATACCAAAAGCTAGAGATTGTACTTAGAAATTCACCTATTTAACGTACACCGACTAGTTAAATCAAACATGAACAAAATAGCTACGGAATCCTTGCAAGCAACAGGAATGTTATCCTGGGATTTTACATCACCTGCaccataattaaaataaaattattacaaACTCAATGCAATATTAGATTGTAAATCGAAGATTAATTTCATTGGATTATATTAATACCTCCAACTTCCCAAATACTATAGGAAATCCGTGCACCACTGACCAACAATGTCTTATCCATTGAATTTAATCCGGTGGTGTCTGTCTCTCctccctcttccttctcatCATCTCCTACATACTTTACCTAAGCCAACCaaataaattcaataaatagatatacaaataaataaatgaataagaagaagaagaagaagaagaagaatgagagtGTGACGTGATGATTAAAACATAATTCATGGTACAAATTATATGATATAAGAACAAATTTTTAATCCTTAAAACATGACAAATTCATTTTTCTGCATGTGTTCGCATGTCATACAAATTTGTATATTTTAGACGACTTTATTGTTGTTGGAAAAGACGTTAAACCACAAAATTACCTTAAGATGATACGCATGATTGTGTGAAATTTCTATCTATATTCCATAACCTAAACGTGAaaatcagaaagaaaaaaatgtcaTTTAACTAACTTCGAGAATTAATGAAGAGATTAATTACCACAAAGCTAGTTTTTCCAATCTGGCTATCTCCCAAGAGGCTGATCTTCAACGGCACTAAATCGGAGCTGCTAACACGGTGGCTACTCTTGTTCCGATGAAGGTGATGACACGTGAGATCCCTTGATTTCGAGGACGGCGACGAAGACGCAAAAGTGGAAGGGGTGTCGTTCGCCGACGACATGGCGGCCGAAATGGGCAGCATACTGTACTGGACCGGCTTTCCTAAACAACACATGAGCAGCCGGTCCATGACGCGGCGGAGGACCAAGACGCGGCGTTTAACTCTTCTCCTGAGGCTGAAGTGGCGTATCATTTCTTCAACAAAAAGTAACTAGTAGATCAATCTTCAAACTTGGAAAAAAATGGACGGTTGTGATTGTGGCGATcaaaggtggtggtggtgctggtgTGGGGGGATGGCCTCAACAGCAACTGAGCGACTCTTGTTCTGTTTAGGCCATGGAAACTGAAAAGCTAGCTTCCATTGCTCTCATATTTTCATGACTTGTGGTATTTTTAGAATATTTGCTTTGTATTAATGTAAtattttctaaatatttttgttttattttttccaattttcttttgctttttagctttttttttcgGTTACAACGA belongs to Malus sylvestris chromosome 17, drMalSylv7.2, whole genome shotgun sequence and includes:
- the LOC126612271 gene encoding septum-promoting GTP-binding protein 1-like; this encodes MIRHFSLRRRVKRRVLVLRRVMDRLLMCCLGKPVQYSMLPISAAMSSANDTPSTFASSSPSSKSRDLTCHHLHRNKSSHRVSSSDLVPLKISLLGDSQIGKTSFVVKYVGDDEKEEGGETDTTGLNSMDKTLLVSGARISYSIWEVGGDVKSQDNIPVACKDSVAILFMFDLTSRCTLNSVITWYHRARKWNQTAIPILIGTKFDDFIQLPIDLQWTIASQARAYAKALNATLFFSSATYNINVNKIFKFITAKLFDLPWTVERNLTIGEPIIDF